One Xiphophorus hellerii strain 12219 chromosome 1, Xiphophorus_hellerii-4.1, whole genome shotgun sequence DNA segment encodes these proteins:
- the LOC116735708 gene encoding rap1 GTPase-activating protein 1-like isoform X4 encodes MPQRKRSFTFGAYGGVDKTFSKARSIWKQDGADPRISAPIEPQLLQPELTHSPSPLHKTTDLFEMIEKMQGSRMDEQRCAFPPPLKTEEDYIPYPSVHEVLGRKSPFPLILLPQFGGYWIEGTNHELSEAGDPEQHRPPSPSSRTKLECNTTATLYRKHFLGKEHFNYYSLDSSLGHLVFSIKYDEIGDQEHLRLMLRTKLKTYQDVIPISCLTEFPNVVQMAKLVCEEVNVDRFYPVLYPKASRLIVTFDEHVISNNFKFGVIYQRFGQTSEEELFGNSEESPAFVEFLEFLGEKIELHNFKGFRGGLDVTHGQTGTESVYCNYRNKEVMFHVSTKLPYTEGDTQQLQRKRHIGNDIVAIVFQEENTPFVPDMIASNFLHAYVVVQVVNPCSDDVVYKVSVTARDDVPFFGPALPNPAMFKKGPEFYEFLFTKLINAEYACYKAEKFAKLEERTRSALLETLYEELHVNSQAIMGVGGEDDKLENGNAGGGGFFESFKRVIRGRSQSMDAMSLTLKKPYAVSNNLSSHSPAESPKFPGISLLVPGKSPSKYGRRGSAIGIGTVEESLIIPGKSPTRKKSGPFSSRRSSAIGIENIQEVQERSRDTSPNTQKTPDSGHVSQDPKSDNSDQSSPEVLTTTKNRTPSIPEGNDLSRSSSNASSFASVVEENEAEAAEDYDTGMESLSSAGTPHKRDSLTYSTWLEDSISCTSSNSRGSSPGPGKSDRGKAADIRIKLERSHDHQSSNC; translated from the exons GAAACAGGATGGGGCTGACCCCCGAATTTCTGCACCAATAGAGCCCCAGCTGTTGCAGCCTGAACTGACACACAGCCCCTCACCTCTTCACAAG ACCacagatttatttgaaatgattgAAAAGATGCAG GGCAGCAGGATGGATGAGCAGAGATGCGCCTTTCCTCCACCTCTGAAG aCTGAAGAGGATTACATTCCATATCCAAGTGTTCATGAG GTGTTGGGAAGAAAAAGCCCCTTTCCTCTCAtcctgctgccacagtttggtGGTTACTGGATTGAGGGAACCAACCATGAGCTGAGTGAAGCTGGGGACCCGGAGCAGCACCGACCGCCGTCACCCAGCAGCCGCACTAAACTGGAATGTAACACAACGGCCACACTGTACAGGAAACACTTCCTGGGCAAG GAGCACTTTAATTACTATTCACTGGACAGTTCCCTCGGACATCTGGTGTTCTCCATAAAATATGATGAGATTGGTGACCAGGAACATCTCCGCCTCATGCTCAG AACCAAGCTGAAAACCTACCAAGATGTGATCCCCATTTCCTGCCTAACAGAGTTTCCCAACGTGGTCCAAATGGCCAAG CTGGTCTGTGAGGAAGTCAACGTGGACCGCTTTTACCCTGTCCTCTATCCAAAA gctTCAAGACTCATCGTCACATTTGACGAACATGTGATCAGCAACAACTTCAAATTTGGGGTCATCTACCAAAGGTTCGGACAG ACATCAGAAGAGGAGCTGTTTGGCAACAGCGAAGAAAGTCCTGCCTTTGTTGAGTTCCTGGAGTTTCTGGGAGAAAAGATTGAGCTACATAATTTTAAAGG TTTCCGCGGAGGGTTAGATGTGACTCATGGGCAGACTGGCACCGAATCCGTGTACTGCAACTACCGCAACAAAGAGGTCATGTTCCATGTGTCCACAAAGCTGCCTTACACAGAGGGGGACACGCAGCAG TTGCAGAGAAAAAGGCACATAGGCAACGACATCGTGGCCATCGTATTCCAAGAGGAGAATACTCCCTTTGTGCCAGATATGATCGCCTCCAACTTCCTTCACGCTTACGTCGTGGTCCAGGTGGTCAACCCCTGCTCTGACGACGTTGTCTACAAG GTTTCAGTCACGGCTCGGGATGATGTTCCTTTCTTTGGTCCAGCTCTGCCAAACCCGGCcatgtttaaaaaa GGCCCTGAATTTTACGAGTTTCTGTTTACAAAGCTAATCAATGCAGAATATGCGTGCTACAAAGCTGAAAAGTTTGCAAAGCTGGAG GAGCGAACACGATCAGCTTTGCTTGAAACGCTTTATGAGGAACTCCATGTGAACAGCCAGGCCATAATGGGAGTTGGAGGAGAGGATGACAAGCTGGAAAATGGGAATGCAGGAGGAGGGGGATTCTTTGAATCCTTTAAG CGGGTGATTCGCGGTAGGAGCCAGTCAATGGATGCCATGAGTCTAACTTTAAAGAAGCCATATGCAGTCTCCAATAACCTGAGCAGCCACAGTCCTGCAGAGAGCCCTAAATTCCCTGGGATA TCATTGCTTGTCCCAGGCAAAAGTCCCAGTAAATATGGACGCCGTGGCAGTGCCATAGGGATAGGAACAGTAGAAGAG TCTCTGATTATCCCGGGAAAAAGCCCAACAAGGAAGAAGTCAGGTCCTTTCAGCTCCAGGCGAAGCAGCGCCATTGGGATTGAAAACATCCAAGAAGTCCAGGAGAGAAG cagagacacatctccAAACACTCAGAAGACTCCTGACAGTGGCCATGTTTCTCAAGACCCGAAATCCGACAACTCAGACCAGAGCTCTCCTGAGGTCCTCACAACCACCAAGAACAG GACCCCTTCCATCCCTGAGGGCAACGACCTCTCTCGTTCCTCGTCCAACGCCAGCAGCTTTGCCAGCGTGGTTGAGGAGAACGAAGCCGAAGCAGCAGAGGACTACGACACAGGCATG GAGAGTCTGTCATCAGCCGGGACGCCTCACAAGCGCGACTCCCTCACCTACAGCACCTGGTTGGAGGACAGCATCAGCTGCACCAGCAGCAACAGTCGTGGCAGCTCTCCAG GGCCTGGTAAATCTGATCGAGGGAAAGCCGCCGACATTCGGATCAAACTAGAACGATCACATGACCATCAGTCATCA AACTGTTAG
- the LOC116735708 gene encoding rap1 GTPase-activating protein 1-like isoform X5 has translation MPQRKRSFTFGAYGGVDKTFSKARSIWKQDGADPRISAPIEPQLLQPELTHSPSPLHKGSRMDEQRCAFPPPLKTEEDYIPYPSVHEVLGRKSPFPLILLPQFGGYWIEGTNHELSEAGDPEQHRPPSPSSRTKLECNTTATLYRKHFLGKEHFNYYSLDSSLGHLVFSIKYDEIGDQEHLRLMLRTKLKTYQDVIPISCLTEFPNVVQMAKLVCEEVNVDRFYPVLYPKASRLIVTFDEHVISNNFKFGVIYQRFGQTSEEELFGNSEESPAFVEFLEFLGEKIELHNFKGFRGGLDVTHGQTGTESVYCNYRNKEVMFHVSTKLPYTEGDTQQLQRKRHIGNDIVAIVFQEENTPFVPDMIASNFLHAYVVVQVVNPCSDDVVYKVSVTARDDVPFFGPALPNPAMFKKGPEFYEFLFTKLINAEYACYKAEKFAKLEERTRSALLETLYEELHVNSQAIMGVGGEDDKLENGNAGGGGFFESFKRVIRGRSQSMDAMSLTLKKPYAVSNNLSSHSPAESPKFPGISLLVPGKSPSKYGRRGSAIGIGTVEESLIIPGKSPTRKKSGPFSSRRSSAIGIENIQEVQERSSRDTSPNTQKTPDSGHVSQDPKSDNSDQSSPEVLTTTKNSSYLCGRTPSIPEGNDLSRSSSNASSFASVVEENEAEAAEDYDTGMESLSSAGTPHKRDSLTYSTWLEDSISCTSSNSRGSSPGPGKSDRGKAADIRIKLERSHDHQSSNC, from the exons GAAACAGGATGGGGCTGACCCCCGAATTTCTGCACCAATAGAGCCCCAGCTGTTGCAGCCTGAACTGACACACAGCCCCTCACCTCTTCACAAG GGCAGCAGGATGGATGAGCAGAGATGCGCCTTTCCTCCACCTCTGAAG aCTGAAGAGGATTACATTCCATATCCAAGTGTTCATGAG GTGTTGGGAAGAAAAAGCCCCTTTCCTCTCAtcctgctgccacagtttggtGGTTACTGGATTGAGGGAACCAACCATGAGCTGAGTGAAGCTGGGGACCCGGAGCAGCACCGACCGCCGTCACCCAGCAGCCGCACTAAACTGGAATGTAACACAACGGCCACACTGTACAGGAAACACTTCCTGGGCAAG GAGCACTTTAATTACTATTCACTGGACAGTTCCCTCGGACATCTGGTGTTCTCCATAAAATATGATGAGATTGGTGACCAGGAACATCTCCGCCTCATGCTCAG AACCAAGCTGAAAACCTACCAAGATGTGATCCCCATTTCCTGCCTAACAGAGTTTCCCAACGTGGTCCAAATGGCCAAG CTGGTCTGTGAGGAAGTCAACGTGGACCGCTTTTACCCTGTCCTCTATCCAAAA gctTCAAGACTCATCGTCACATTTGACGAACATGTGATCAGCAACAACTTCAAATTTGGGGTCATCTACCAAAGGTTCGGACAG ACATCAGAAGAGGAGCTGTTTGGCAACAGCGAAGAAAGTCCTGCCTTTGTTGAGTTCCTGGAGTTTCTGGGAGAAAAGATTGAGCTACATAATTTTAAAGG TTTCCGCGGAGGGTTAGATGTGACTCATGGGCAGACTGGCACCGAATCCGTGTACTGCAACTACCGCAACAAAGAGGTCATGTTCCATGTGTCCACAAAGCTGCCTTACACAGAGGGGGACACGCAGCAG TTGCAGAGAAAAAGGCACATAGGCAACGACATCGTGGCCATCGTATTCCAAGAGGAGAATACTCCCTTTGTGCCAGATATGATCGCCTCCAACTTCCTTCACGCTTACGTCGTGGTCCAGGTGGTCAACCCCTGCTCTGACGACGTTGTCTACAAG GTTTCAGTCACGGCTCGGGATGATGTTCCTTTCTTTGGTCCAGCTCTGCCAAACCCGGCcatgtttaaaaaa GGCCCTGAATTTTACGAGTTTCTGTTTACAAAGCTAATCAATGCAGAATATGCGTGCTACAAAGCTGAAAAGTTTGCAAAGCTGGAG GAGCGAACACGATCAGCTTTGCTTGAAACGCTTTATGAGGAACTCCATGTGAACAGCCAGGCCATAATGGGAGTTGGAGGAGAGGATGACAAGCTGGAAAATGGGAATGCAGGAGGAGGGGGATTCTTTGAATCCTTTAAG CGGGTGATTCGCGGTAGGAGCCAGTCAATGGATGCCATGAGTCTAACTTTAAAGAAGCCATATGCAGTCTCCAATAACCTGAGCAGCCACAGTCCTGCAGAGAGCCCTAAATTCCCTGGGATA TCATTGCTTGTCCCAGGCAAAAGTCCCAGTAAATATGGACGCCGTGGCAGTGCCATAGGGATAGGAACAGTAGAAGAG TCTCTGATTATCCCGGGAAAAAGCCCAACAAGGAAGAAGTCAGGTCCTTTCAGCTCCAGGCGAAGCAGCGCCATTGGGATTGAAAACATCCAAGAAGTCCAGGAGAGAAG cagcagagacacatctccAAACACTCAGAAGACTCCTGACAGTGGCCATGTTTCTCAAGACCCGAAATCCGACAACTCAGACCAGAGCTCTCCTGAGGTCCTCACAACCACCAAGAACAG CTCCTATCTCTGTGGCAGGACCCCTTCCATCCCTGAGGGCAACGACCTCTCTCGTTCCTCGTCCAACGCCAGCAGCTTTGCCAGCGTGGTTGAGGAGAACGAAGCCGAAGCAGCAGAGGACTACGACACAGGCATG GAGAGTCTGTCATCAGCCGGGACGCCTCACAAGCGCGACTCCCTCACCTACAGCACCTGGTTGGAGGACAGCATCAGCTGCACCAGCAGCAACAGTCGTGGCAGCTCTCCAG GGCCTGGTAAATCTGATCGAGGGAAAGCCGCCGACATTCGGATCAAACTAGAACGATCACATGACCATCAGTCATCA AACTGTTAG
- the LOC116735708 gene encoding rap1 GTPase-activating protein 1-like isoform X8, protein MPQRKRSFTFGAYGGVDKTFSKARSIWKQDGADPRISAPIEPQLLQPELTHSPSPLHKTTDLFEMIEKMQGSRMDEQRCAFPPPLKTEEDYIPYPSVHEVLGRKSPFPLILLPQFGGYWIEGTNHELSEAGDPEQHRPPSPSSRTKLECNTTATLYRKHFLGKEHFNYYSLDSSLGHLVFSIKYDEIGDQEHLRLMLRTKLKTYQDVIPISCLTEFPNVVQMAKLVCEEVNVDRFYPVLYPKASRLIVTFDEHVISNNFKFGVIYQRFGQTSEEELFGNSEESPAFVEFLEFLGEKIELHNFKGFRGGLDVTHGQTGTESVYCNYRNKEVMFHVSTKLPYTEGDTQQLQRKRHIGNDIVAIVFQEENTPFVPDMIASNFLHAYVVVQVVNPCSDDVVYKVSVTARDDVPFFGPALPNPAMFKKGPEFYEFLFTKLINAEYACYKAEKFAKLEERTRSALLETLYEELHVNSQAIMGVGGEDDKLENGNAGGGGFFESFKSLIIPGKSPTRKKSGPFSSRRSSAIGIENIQEVQERSSRDTSPNTQKTPDSGHVSQDPKSDNSDQSSPEVLTTTKNSSYLCGRTPSIPEGNDLSRSSSNASSFASVVEENEAEAAEDYDTGMESLSSAGTPHKRDSLTYSTWLEDSISCTSSNSRGSSPGPGKSDRGKAADIRIKLERSHDHQSSNC, encoded by the exons GAAACAGGATGGGGCTGACCCCCGAATTTCTGCACCAATAGAGCCCCAGCTGTTGCAGCCTGAACTGACACACAGCCCCTCACCTCTTCACAAG ACCacagatttatttgaaatgattgAAAAGATGCAG GGCAGCAGGATGGATGAGCAGAGATGCGCCTTTCCTCCACCTCTGAAG aCTGAAGAGGATTACATTCCATATCCAAGTGTTCATGAG GTGTTGGGAAGAAAAAGCCCCTTTCCTCTCAtcctgctgccacagtttggtGGTTACTGGATTGAGGGAACCAACCATGAGCTGAGTGAAGCTGGGGACCCGGAGCAGCACCGACCGCCGTCACCCAGCAGCCGCACTAAACTGGAATGTAACACAACGGCCACACTGTACAGGAAACACTTCCTGGGCAAG GAGCACTTTAATTACTATTCACTGGACAGTTCCCTCGGACATCTGGTGTTCTCCATAAAATATGATGAGATTGGTGACCAGGAACATCTCCGCCTCATGCTCAG AACCAAGCTGAAAACCTACCAAGATGTGATCCCCATTTCCTGCCTAACAGAGTTTCCCAACGTGGTCCAAATGGCCAAG CTGGTCTGTGAGGAAGTCAACGTGGACCGCTTTTACCCTGTCCTCTATCCAAAA gctTCAAGACTCATCGTCACATTTGACGAACATGTGATCAGCAACAACTTCAAATTTGGGGTCATCTACCAAAGGTTCGGACAG ACATCAGAAGAGGAGCTGTTTGGCAACAGCGAAGAAAGTCCTGCCTTTGTTGAGTTCCTGGAGTTTCTGGGAGAAAAGATTGAGCTACATAATTTTAAAGG TTTCCGCGGAGGGTTAGATGTGACTCATGGGCAGACTGGCACCGAATCCGTGTACTGCAACTACCGCAACAAAGAGGTCATGTTCCATGTGTCCACAAAGCTGCCTTACACAGAGGGGGACACGCAGCAG TTGCAGAGAAAAAGGCACATAGGCAACGACATCGTGGCCATCGTATTCCAAGAGGAGAATACTCCCTTTGTGCCAGATATGATCGCCTCCAACTTCCTTCACGCTTACGTCGTGGTCCAGGTGGTCAACCCCTGCTCTGACGACGTTGTCTACAAG GTTTCAGTCACGGCTCGGGATGATGTTCCTTTCTTTGGTCCAGCTCTGCCAAACCCGGCcatgtttaaaaaa GGCCCTGAATTTTACGAGTTTCTGTTTACAAAGCTAATCAATGCAGAATATGCGTGCTACAAAGCTGAAAAGTTTGCAAAGCTGGAG GAGCGAACACGATCAGCTTTGCTTGAAACGCTTTATGAGGAACTCCATGTGAACAGCCAGGCCATAATGGGAGTTGGAGGAGAGGATGACAAGCTGGAAAATGGGAATGCAGGAGGAGGGGGATTCTTTGAATCCTTTAAG TCTCTGATTATCCCGGGAAAAAGCCCAACAAGGAAGAAGTCAGGTCCTTTCAGCTCCAGGCGAAGCAGCGCCATTGGGATTGAAAACATCCAAGAAGTCCAGGAGAGAAG cagcagagacacatctccAAACACTCAGAAGACTCCTGACAGTGGCCATGTTTCTCAAGACCCGAAATCCGACAACTCAGACCAGAGCTCTCCTGAGGTCCTCACAACCACCAAGAACAG CTCCTATCTCTGTGGCAGGACCCCTTCCATCCCTGAGGGCAACGACCTCTCTCGTTCCTCGTCCAACGCCAGCAGCTTTGCCAGCGTGGTTGAGGAGAACGAAGCCGAAGCAGCAGAGGACTACGACACAGGCATG GAGAGTCTGTCATCAGCCGGGACGCCTCACAAGCGCGACTCCCTCACCTACAGCACCTGGTTGGAGGACAGCATCAGCTGCACCAGCAGCAACAGTCGTGGCAGCTCTCCAG GGCCTGGTAAATCTGATCGAGGGAAAGCCGCCGACATTCGGATCAAACTAGAACGATCACATGACCATCAGTCATCA AACTGTTAG